One Mycolicibacterium goodii genomic region harbors:
- the groL gene encoding chaperonin GroEL (60 kDa chaperone family; promotes refolding of misfolded polypeptides especially under stressful conditions; forms two stacked rings of heptamers to form a barrel-shaped 14mer; ends can be capped by GroES; misfolded proteins enter the barrel where they are refolded when GroES binds) has translation MSKQIEFNETARRAMEAGVDKLADAVKVTLGPRGRHVVLAKSFGGPQVTNDGVTIAREIDLEDPFENLGAQLVKSVATKTNDVAGDGTTTATVLAQALVKAGLRNVAAGANPIALGSGISKAADAVSEALLAAATPVSDKKAIAQVATVSSRDEQVGELVGEAMTKVGHDGVVTVEESSTLETYLEVTEGVGFDKGFLSAYFVTDFDSQEAVLEDAVVLLHRDKISSLPDLLPLLEKVAEAGKPLLIVAEDVEGEALSTLVVNSIRKTLKAVAVKAPFFGDRRKAFLEDLAIVTGGQVVNPDVGLLLREVGLEVLGSARRVVVNKDSTVIVDGGGSADAIADRIKQIKAEIETTDSDWDREKLQERLAKLAGGVAVIKVGAATETDLKKRKEAVEDAVAAAKAAVEEGIVTGGGAALVQARAAVEKLRGELSGDEALGVDVFASALSAPLYWIATNAGLDGSVVVNKVAELPNGQGFNAATLEFGDLVAAGVVDPAKVTRSAVLNAASVARMVLTTETAVVDKPADEDEHAGHHHGHAH, from the coding sequence ATGAGCAAGCAGATTGAATTCAACGAAACCGCCCGCCGGGCGATGGAGGCCGGTGTCGACAAGCTCGCCGACGCCGTCAAGGTCACGCTCGGCCCGCGCGGCCGTCATGTGGTGCTGGCCAAGTCTTTCGGTGGCCCGCAGGTCACCAACGACGGCGTGACGATCGCCCGCGAGATCGACCTCGAGGATCCGTTCGAGAACCTCGGCGCCCAGCTGGTGAAGTCTGTCGCCACCAAGACCAACGACGTCGCGGGCGATGGCACCACCACCGCGACCGTGCTGGCCCAGGCGCTGGTCAAGGCCGGTCTGCGCAACGTCGCCGCCGGTGCCAACCCCATCGCGCTCGGCTCGGGCATCAGCAAGGCCGCCGACGCCGTCAGCGAGGCCCTGCTCGCCGCGGCCACCCCGGTCAGCGACAAGAAGGCCATCGCCCAGGTCGCCACCGTCTCGTCGCGTGATGAGCAGGTCGGCGAGCTCGTCGGCGAGGCCATGACCAAGGTCGGCCACGACGGCGTCGTCACCGTCGAGGAATCCTCGACGCTGGAGACCTACCTGGAGGTCACCGAGGGCGTCGGCTTCGACAAGGGCTTCCTGTCGGCCTACTTCGTCACCGACTTCGACTCGCAGGAAGCGGTTCTCGAAGACGCGGTGGTGCTGCTGCACCGCGACAAGATCAGCTCACTGCCCGACCTGCTGCCGCTGCTGGAGAAGGTCGCCGAAGCGGGCAAGCCGCTGCTGATCGTCGCCGAGGACGTCGAGGGCGAGGCGCTGTCGACCCTCGTGGTCAACTCGATCCGCAAGACGCTCAAGGCCGTTGCCGTCAAGGCACCGTTCTTCGGTGACCGCCGCAAGGCGTTCCTGGAGGACCTCGCGATCGTCACCGGCGGCCAGGTCGTCAACCCCGACGTCGGCCTGCTGCTGCGTGAGGTCGGCCTCGAGGTGCTCGGTTCGGCCCGTCGCGTCGTGGTGAACAAGGACAGCACCGTGATCGTCGACGGTGGCGGTTCGGCCGACGCGATCGCCGATCGCATCAAGCAGATCAAGGCCGAGATCGAGACCACCGACTCGGACTGGGACCGCGAGAAGCTGCAGGAGCGGCTGGCCAAGCTGGCCGGCGGCGTCGCGGTCATCAAGGTCGGTGCGGCCACCGAGACCGATCTGAAGAAGCGCAAGGAGGCGGTCGAGGACGCGGTCGCCGCGGCCAAGGCCGCGGTCGAGGAGGGCATCGTGACCGGCGGCGGCGCCGCACTGGTGCAGGCCCGCGCGGCGGTGGAGAAGCTCCGCGGTGAGCTCAGCGGCGACGAGGCGCTCGGCGTCGACGTCTTCGCCTCGGCGCTGTCGGCCCCGCTGTACTGGATCGCCACCAACGCGGGACTGGATGGTTCGGTCGTCGTGAACAAGGTTGCCGAGCTGCCCAACGGGCAGGGCTTCAACGCCGCCACGCTCGAGTTCGGTGATCTGGTCGCCGCGGGCGTCGTCGACCCGGCCAAGGTGACCCGCTCCGCGGTCCTCAACGCCGCGTCGGTCGCCCGCATGGTCCTCACCACCGAGACGGCGGTTGTGGACAAGCCGGCCGACGAGGACGAGCACGCCGGCCACCATCACGGCCACGCTCACTGA
- the tsaD gene encoding tRNA (adenosine(37)-N6)-threonylcarbamoyltransferase complex transferase subunit TsaD — translation MIILAIESSCDETGVGIAELSDDGTVTLLADEVASSVDEHARFGGVVPEIASRAHLEALGPTMRRALDAAGIVKPDVVAATIGPGLAGALLVGVAAAKAYAAGWGVPFYGVNHLGGHLAADVYDHGPLPESVGLLVSGGHTHLLHVRSLGEPIVELGSTVDDAAGEAYDKVARLLGLGYPGGKVLDELARTGDRDAIVFPRGITGPRDDPYTFSFSGLKTAVARYVETHPDASHADIAAGFQESVADVLTAKAVRAATDLGVSTLLIAGGVAANSRLRELAEERCAAAGLTLRVPRPRLCTDNGAMIASFAAHLIAAGARPSPLDAASDPGLPVVRGQVA, via the coding sequence GTGATCATCCTGGCCATTGAAAGCTCCTGCGACGAAACCGGCGTCGGGATCGCCGAGCTGAGCGACGACGGCACGGTGACGCTGCTCGCCGACGAGGTCGCCTCCAGCGTCGACGAACACGCGCGGTTCGGCGGCGTCGTCCCCGAGATCGCGTCGCGGGCCCACCTCGAAGCGCTCGGACCGACGATGCGCCGCGCCCTCGATGCGGCAGGCATCGTGAAGCCCGACGTCGTCGCCGCCACGATCGGCCCTGGACTGGCCGGTGCGCTGCTGGTCGGGGTCGCGGCGGCCAAGGCCTACGCCGCGGGCTGGGGTGTGCCGTTCTACGGCGTCAACCACCTCGGTGGACACCTGGCCGCCGACGTCTACGACCACGGGCCGCTGCCGGAGAGTGTCGGGCTGCTGGTCTCCGGCGGACACACCCACCTGCTGCACGTGCGCTCGCTCGGTGAGCCGATCGTCGAACTGGGCAGCACCGTCGACGACGCCGCGGGGGAGGCCTACGACAAGGTGGCCCGCCTGCTCGGGCTCGGCTATCCCGGCGGCAAGGTCCTCGACGAGCTGGCCCGCACGGGTGACCGCGACGCCATCGTGTTCCCGCGCGGCATTACCGGCCCCCGCGACGACCCGTACACGTTCAGCTTCTCGGGGCTCAAGACCGCCGTCGCCCGCTACGTCGAGACTCATCCCGACGCATCCCACGCCGACATCGCCGCCGGTTTCCAGGAATCGGTCGCCGATGTCCTGACCGCCAAGGCCGTGCGGGCCGCCACCGACCTCGGGGTGTCGACGCTGCTGATCGCCGGTGGGGTGGCCGCCAACTCGCGGCTGCGTGAGCTCGCCGAGGAGCGCTGTGCGGCCGCCGGTCTGACGCTGCGGGTCCCGCGGCCGCGGCTGTGCACCGACAACGGCGCGATGATCGCGTCGTTCGCGGCGCACCTGATCGCGGCAGGCGCACGGCCGTCGCCGCTGGACGCTGCGAGCGATCCCGGCCTGCCCGTCGTCAGGGGCCAGGTGGCATGA
- the groES gene encoding co-chaperone GroES, whose protein sequence is MASVNIKPLEDKILVQANEAETTTASGLVIPDTAKEKPQEGTVVAVGPGRWDEDGEKRIPLDVAEGDTVIYSKYGGTEIKYNGEEYLILSARDVLAVVSK, encoded by the coding sequence GTGGCGAGCGTGAACATCAAGCCACTCGAGGACAAGATCCTCGTTCAGGCCAACGAGGCCGAGACCACGACCGCGTCGGGTCTGGTCATCCCCGACACCGCCAAGGAGAAGCCGCAGGAAGGCACCGTCGTCGCAGTTGGCCCCGGCCGCTGGGATGAGGACGGCGAGAAGCGGATCCCCCTGGACGTTGCCGAGGGTGACACCGTCATCTACAGCAAGTACGGCGGCACCGAGATCAAGTACAACGGCGAGGAGTACCTGATCCTGTCGGCCCGCGACGTGCTGGCTGTCGTCTCCAAGTAA
- a CDS encoding nuclear transport factor 2 family protein, with translation MTVERLAHTLQITELLYRYAELIDAGDFDGVGQLLGRGSFAGTSTPGVSGAEAIAALFAASTRRYPEHGNRPRTRHLVLNPIVEVDGSQARARSTFVVVQQTETVPLQPIVAGRYADTFAWDDDGWYFTERRVDVEMIGDVSAHLMLDPDAFPK, from the coding sequence ATGACCGTCGAGCGGCTCGCGCACACGCTGCAGATCACCGAACTGCTCTACCGCTATGCCGAGCTCATCGATGCGGGTGACTTCGACGGTGTCGGGCAACTGTTGGGCCGCGGCTCCTTTGCCGGGACGTCCACGCCCGGTGTTTCCGGCGCCGAGGCCATCGCCGCGCTGTTCGCCGCGAGCACGCGGCGCTACCCCGAGCACGGCAACCGGCCGCGCACGCGGCACCTGGTGCTCAACCCGATCGTGGAGGTCGACGGATCGCAGGCGCGCGCACGGTCGACGTTCGTGGTGGTCCAGCAGACCGAGACGGTGCCTTTGCAGCCCATCGTGGCCGGGCGTTACGCCGACACCTTCGCGTGGGACGACGACGGCTGGTACTTCACCGAGCGACGGGTCGATGTGGAGATGATCGGTGATGTATCGGCGCACCTCATGCTGGATCCCGACGCGTTCCCCAAGTAA